The nucleotide window TAAAGCGGTCCAGGATATTCCACAAAATTTGTTCTACAACGTTGACTTTTGACCAAACATAAACCTCCTTTCATTGGCCCTCATGATGGCATCTCCTCATTGGACCAtatgttggtccaatcaacatAACGATGGCCACATGCTTTGCCATTTTGTCTTTTGAGAACATATCTTGACATGAACATTAAACGGCCAATATTTTCATATTTGAatgatgacatcacttgtgatgtcacctaggtgatgtcactcgtgatgtcatcccCGATCAGATCCGCACCGTGACTGAGACTTGACactaagacgaagacgacagatgactgcaccaacattaAGTTCATGATCAGTTTATAAATCATCTAGTGGGTTCACCGGCGCTTTGCGGCGGAAAACCCAATTTCTAACAAAGATTAAACATAAACGCAATGGTACCTATAGTATCACCTTCTTACCAATATTTATATTTAACCCGACTCACAACATTGATAAAAGAAGCAATACGAAGTGTTATGTTATGGATCACACAAATATGTCATATTCATAATGCAAACTTAAGCATAACATAATTCATAAAAAGTATGTGATCGAGTTTACAATCCCCTTTAAGAACCGAAGTAAATTCGCAATAATGAATCCAATAAGCTTCCAGAGCCACAACCGAAGTCAACCTGTCATAAACCAACAACAAGAAGTTAAATCATGCTAACTAAATGGGCCAAGGTAGGTTGATATGAAACAGTTTTGTCCATATTACCATCATCATCAAGCCATAAATTGTATACAATGATTTTTGTACCATAAGAACCAACATCTTCAAACTACACATATCATATATCTACTATTTTAGTATATGTTATAATCTTCCAACAGTAAAGTCAACTAAATACTAAATCAAACCCACTTGCTTCAGTAGTATGCGTCTAGATTCGTTGTCCGTTGATGTTAAAGAGTAAAAAAGAAGTCAACCCTGTCAGTTAAGTAATGGCTGAAAACTATCACATATGCTCCAAGCCTCATTGTGCTGGTCTTAAAACATTTCCATCTAATGCATGTACATTTTCGAAAGAAAGTTATTAGATcttcaaaacaaaatatattttaaaagatAATGGGTCAAGTGggaaaaatagctaaaaatgggtcaaatgggtTTAAAAAAGCTCAAAGAAAATGGGAACTTAAATGATAGTACGATGTTGTTTTTAATACAATGTTTGGTACATTACTTAGttttaacttttatttaataattatattgCCAACAATACTAAATGGCGAGCAAAAGACCATTTAAAGtttcaaaattttggatttaagGTAATCTTCCATTTTAATGGGATCAAGGCACCACGACAATGAAAAGTCAGCACGGTCAATTTCAGTTGCCATGTTATCAATTTGATCTGGTCAGATTACCTTAATGTCATATTATTAAAACTTCAACTTTTCTCTGGCTTAAAAAAGCCGGTTCCTTAATAAATATAATCACCTCAATTAAATATATACGCTTTACTAAGAAAATAAAGATCATACCACCAGTGATTGCTATTAAGGTTCCACAAGCAGCTACTCCAATGAGACTTCAACTTTTCCACTTCTCCCGTAAGTCATTAGAGGTGTTCTCATTTTCTTTCCCATCACCTTGTTTCAATACAGCCATCACATTTTATTATTGGACACacaaattatattttattatagttAATATTATGGATACCTTGGTAAGCACAGACAAGTGGCGGGATCTAAATTCTTTGATAATGGCTGAAATCTCTAACATTGGCAAATTAGCCTAAAACCAAACAATAATCAAAATTATTCATAAACCAACCTGTTCAAGACAATAAAGACTCATACTTTGATTTAGCAACATTATATGGCAATGACCAACAAAATTAAGAAATATGATCCAAATCTACTACTAGATCCAACTAATTCTGCATGCAAATTTGTCATAAAATGATTTCAAAGGGGAATAACATAACTACTTACTACAGTGTAGGAACAGTTCCATATGGTGCTTATAGAGATCAACTGGTTGGCTACCCTCAACATAATAGTTATTGAAAATGCCTCTAACCTGAGTAAACACTGACAGTAGCATAACCAAGATCCTTGCTTGTTTTATATAGATCACGACCATACCTAGAGTGAAGCATTGTAACAACCAATAGGCTTCTTAGATTCCAATCTGTATAAACAAAACGTGAAACGATAAGAAATTTCCTTTAAATAATACCAAATATCCACTGAATTCCCTTTTGATCATCCAACACAGATGTCAACTTTTCTTCCTGAATAAGGGTTGCAAATACAAGCATTACTATAATGTTAATTCACAacaattttttatattttcagcCGTGTACGAACTTATAAATATGTGTAAGCAATTaagcaagaaaaatgaaagatgaTATACCTGGCGGAAATTACATTTGGAATGCATACACATTACATACAGGATTATGATGCTCACCTGGTGTGGTAAATCGAAACAAAGGTCGAACAAGGTTTCCATGTGGTTTGGTATGAGAGCAGTGAGGGTTCCAAATCGAACCCCTGTGGTGATTCAAATGGATCGTCATCAGCAACAAATGGATTGATGTTCTTCTCTTTGATTTAAGGGCGGACATAGAGAGCGGATCCAGATCTGATTCATAGAGAATTTGAGAGAGTGAGAGAGGTgggtttgaaatttgaaatgtgATTAGGGAGGGGATGAAATGTGACTTGCGATTTAATAGGCTTGAGTGCTTGACTTAAGAATTGCTgtaacaaacttttcacaatctcCGTCATCTTGCGAATAAAGAGATTTGTTAGGTTTTGAATTTGAAAAAATGGAGCGAATCTTTTATTTGAATAAATAGTTAAAATTTGAATTTCTTTTAATAGGTTATTCTTTTAACGTATTaactattatttttatattaagatttatttgcagaaaatataagatttatttgtttttgttaCTTTATGCAGACGGAGATGTAGATAGATTATAATGAGTTGGTTAGTAATTCATTTCTTTAATTATTATCTTagcttttttatttttcaagtaCTACAACAttaatcacttgtacactaaGCATTATCTACTTGTGCATTTTATTTCACACGTTGATACTGGCTAaaagaaacatcaaacatcaacaaaaataagCAGGTCGTCATAGTACCTTCGAATGTTTTTAAAACGTCATCGTTTAAAAGACATCATAGAAATAAACACAAGAATTATAATTTTGTACGAGAGGGGGGAAGTGCAATTTTCTAAAGTGTAATTAAGATAAAGGGATTAAATTGTAATTAATATCTGAAAATCGAATTTACCCTTATTTTAGTGTTGTACCTTATggattgaaagaaaaaaaaattcttatttttttGATATCTTAAAACGTTATTCCCTCaagcattataatatagtataaattaTAGTTTATACGATATGACAAAAATACGGAAAAAATTATAAGTTTATTGTGGAagggtgaattgtaactaattatctataattttggtaaaaccttagggatttaagtgtaataagtttaggggctaaaaaataaatagtgtttaaaacaccaaactaccctcattttaggggtctttctataaataaaggggggaaaagttcttattttttgggtatcttaaaatgcccttgcctcatgcattataatatagtatagataaaaccttagggatttaagtgtaataagtttaggggctaaaaaataaatagtgtttaaaagacgaaactaccctcattttaggggtctttctataaataaaggggggaaaagttcttattttttgggtatcttaaaatgcccTTGCCTCATGccttataatatagtatagataataaaagaaaaataatattcaagttaaaattaaaacaaaatctatggataaagaaataatggagaaataattaaaaatgagagagagagagagagagagagagagagagagagagaaagagagttaagggataggaaaattaagagattttaattaaacatacttgggtaatgtcaatcttacccttttaatctaaaaaaaagatcaagggccaagattaataattattatttttgtttttaataattattattttttttaaattatctttactttatcaattaatttgtTATTTCTTCAATAACTTAtgttcgttaattttttttataaaaactaaagtACGTAGATGTGCTTAATTTTTACCTCGATCagtataagttttattaaaaacgaatTTATATTCAAAATAAAGAATTTATTTGATATTGTAAAATGATACGATCAAAAATTAAAACCGCTTTCTAAACAAAATGCTACATTTTCAAATAACTTTTGTTTTACACATTGTTTAGCCACTACCGGAAAAAAaacctagtaataataataatcaaaattcaaAACCGCTAAAACCCTGCAACTAAGCAACTTTTCCTCTCTGTAGACGGACCTGCTTGTTATTCCCGTCTcccgaaacaaaaaaaaaatggaaacccTAGAAGACGAACAATCAACGATTACATATGATCGATCCAAAAATTCATTCCCTGAGGAACTCATCGAAGATATCCTTTCCAGACTCCTCGTGAAATCCATCCTCCGATTCAAATCTGTCTCTAAACCATGGCTCTCTCTCATATCCGCTCCATCATTCCACAACCTCCACTCCACCGTTGCCCCCCGTACCACAGCTTTATTTTTTACTGCTCGCGATTTATCCACTGGCACACGATACTTCTTCTCCGGTGCTAATGACTGTGGATCAGTCGCTAATCTCATGAAGCTCGACAACACTGTCTTGGAAGCCCATTATCATGCCGAACATTTGAACGGGCTTGTATGTTTTACTTCCCACACTAGTCGTTTTGGTAAAATTTACgctttcctttttaaccctagtAAGCATAAGTTTTTCAAACTTCCTGATCCTCCGGTTTCTTTACCCAATTACACTGCTGAAGAGAAGGATACATGTTACTTGTTTGGGTTTGATGAATTAACTAATGAACACAAGGTTTTGTACATCACTCTTCAGTTGACTACAATTGAGATTATGATTTTCTCCTTCTCAAATTACTCATGGAGAAAGATCAATGTGGATGTTCCTGTTGGTGTGGCTGTCTGGCGTTGGTGGTTTGGCACCAAAAAGAGTGTTTGTGTCAATAGCACCGTACATCTTTTGCTTCAAAATCCACTTCAAATTTTGGCATTTGATTTAACAACTGAAAcgtttttcatttttaacatgcATCCAGAGGCGGCTCCCGAAACTATATCAAATACCATATGTCCATTTGCACAGTTCGTAAAAATCAATGGATTATTAGGTGTAGCTTGTTACGATCCCTCGATCGTGAACCGAAGAAACAAAATGGACATTTGGATGTTGCAAGATTATCAGAATCGAGTTTGGGTCAGAGAAACCATTTCGTTCGCTTCCAAGTCTCAGATCCCTTATGGGGCACGTGGCCCTTACCCGTTTGATTCTATCACTATGGACGAGATTATCTTTAGCCCAAGGGTGTTGTCTGAGAATTTGATCAGTGTTCCCATCTATAACATGAAGACTAGATGTTTTAAATCAATTGAACTCACTCTTGGTCATCGATTTCTATCCCCAAAATCGGTGAGGGTGGAGGAAATCAAGTGTTATGTTGAAAGCCTCATTCCCTTACAGAACTAGCATGCATTCATTTCTGGAATTCAGGTTTACATTTTGTTGCTATCTTGTTAATGAACATGTACTTGTAAAGTTTCTGCTGATGCTGTTGTTATGTTAAATAGTATTCGGAATCTTGTATCCCTATGCAAATTTTGCTGTGTGAAATGCTAACAATCTGCTTTACAAGATCAACACAAGTTATTCCCTATTTGCATCGTGTATTTGAGTTGAGAGATCATGGGCTTATTTATCTCAGTTTATTATACATGACATgacagagctttccaaaagtggtaaagatgacaatgacaggggtatttataggtttccaaaagaggaaagggctggccgatcgaccaggcatcccgatcggacagcctgtccgatcggacagtccgtccgatcgccTGGGCTGTTTGATCGGCTaagagcctgatcg belongs to Helianthus annuus cultivar XRQ/B chromosome 5, HanXRQr2.0-SUNRISE, whole genome shotgun sequence and includes:
- the LOC110943351 gene encoding putative F-box protein At1g32420, translating into METLEDEQSTITYDRSKNSFPEELIEDILSRLLVKSILRFKSVSKPWLSLISAPSFHNLHSTVAPRTTALFFTARDLSTGTRYFFSGANDCGSVANLMKLDNTVLEAHYHAEHLNGLVCFTSHTSRFGKIYAFLFNPSKHKFFKLPDPPVSLPNYTAEEKDTCYLFGFDELTNEHKVLYITLQLTTIEIMIFSFSNYSWRKINVDVPVGVAVWRWWFGTKKSVCVNSTVHLLLQNPLQILAFDLTTETFFIFNMHPEAAPETISNTICPFAQFVKINGLLGVACYDPSIVNRRNKMDIWMLQDYQNRVWVRETISFASKSQIPYGARGPYPFDSITMDEIIFSPRVLSENLISVPIYNMKTRCFKSIELTLGHRFLSPKSVRVEEIKCYVESLIPLQN